From Woronichinia naegeliana WA131, the proteins below share one genomic window:
- a CDS encoding J domain-containing protein — MQQLRNYYQVLGVPKDATSEEIKKSFRKLARQYHPDVNPDNKGAEEKFKDINEAYDVLSDEVKRADYDSQFFGRGKRKPTSRFQNPPRAENGRTSAPPRPAAEYWQDYSPGTAKRTKPVTPPPRTPPRDVEAKLTIPLEKAYRGGRERIRLEDGRSLEVEMPAGMIDGQRIRLKEQGINGGDLYLKIGIAPHPFFELQGSDIACQVPVTPSEAILGSSVEVPTIDGLVKMTVPKGVKPGQKLRLAQKGYPSGRGEGRGPMGDRGDQLVEIQIAIPPEPSPEEIELYQAIRNLEQYNPRQKFLS; from the coding sequence ATGCAACAACTGCGGAATTATTATCAAGTATTAGGAGTTCCCAAGGATGCAACGAGTGAAGAGATAAAAAAGTCCTTTCGGAAGTTAGCGAGACAATATCACCCCGATGTCAATCCCGACAATAAGGGGGCAGAGGAAAAATTTAAGGATATTAATGAAGCCTACGATGTGCTATCAGACGAAGTTAAACGAGCAGACTACGATAGTCAATTTTTTGGACGGGGTAAACGCAAACCAACTTCACGCTTCCAAAATCCCCCCCGTGCAGAGAATGGCAGAACGTCTGCTCCTCCTCGACCAGCAGCAGAATATTGGCAGGACTATAGCCCAGGTACCGCCAAACGCACTAAACCGGTTACACCGCCACCTCGCACTCCCCCTAGAGATGTGGAGGCAAAATTAACGATTCCCCTCGAAAAGGCCTATCGCGGGGGACGAGAACGAATTCGTTTAGAAGATGGGCGATCCCTGGAAGTAGAGATGCCAGCCGGAATGATCGATGGCCAAAGGATTCGTCTCAAAGAACAGGGGATTAATGGCGGTGATCTCTATCTGAAAATTGGCATTGCACCCCACCCCTTTTTTGAACTACAGGGTTCAGATATTGCTTGTCAAGTTCCTGTCACCCCTAGCGAGGCTATTTTAGGAAGCTCCGTAGAAGTCCCTACCATTGATGGTCTGGTCAAAATGACCGTACCGAAGGGAGTTAAACCAGGTCAAAAGTTACGGTTAGCTCAGAAGGGTTATCCCAGTGGACGCGGTGAAGGAAGAGGCCCAATGGGCGATCGCGGTGATCAATTAGTCGAGATTCAAATTGCCATTCCTCCCGAACCTAGCCCAGAAGAAATAGAACTCTACCAAGCGATTCGGAATTTGGAACAGTATAATCCTCGCCAAAAGTTTCTGTCCTAA
- a CDS encoding prephenate/arogenate dehydrogenase codes for MKIGIVGLGLIGGSLAFDLRTQGHYLLGVSRQIQTCQTAIQRGIVDQAGQNLEQLAEAEIIFLCTPIAAIVPTLQKLMPILSPPTLVTDVGSVKGFIVEACTALWPNFIGGHPMAGTAEQGIEAVQSGLFVNAPYVLTPMTKTTDQGLSLLIDLIKNLGAKLYQCSPEEHDQAVAWISHLPVMVSASLIGACGGEKNSQIRQLAQKLASSGFRDTSRVGGGNPELGMMMAQFNQVSLLRSLSGYRQQLDQVINFIEQEQWPELSQFLTQTQGDRPSYVSERTD; via the coding sequence ATGAAAATTGGCATCGTCGGTTTAGGCTTAATTGGAGGTTCCTTGGCGTTTGATTTACGAACCCAGGGTCATTATCTCCTGGGCGTATCTCGTCAAATTCAAACCTGTCAAACTGCCATCCAACGAGGCATTGTTGATCAAGCGGGACAGAATTTAGAGCAATTAGCAGAGGCTGAGATTATTTTCCTTTGTACACCGATCGCCGCCATTGTTCCGACGCTACAAAAATTAATGCCAATTCTCTCACCCCCAACCTTGGTTACAGACGTAGGTTCCGTCAAAGGTTTTATTGTCGAAGCCTGCACCGCTCTCTGGCCCAACTTTATCGGTGGGCACCCCATGGCCGGAACCGCAGAACAGGGCATTGAAGCAGTCCAGTCGGGGTTATTTGTGAATGCTCCCTATGTGTTAACACCCATGACTAAGACCACCGATCAGGGACTTTCCTTACTGATTGACCTGATTAAAAACCTGGGGGCCAAATTATACCAATGTTCTCCTGAAGAGCATGATCAGGCCGTTGCTTGGATTTCCCATTTACCCGTCATGGTCAGTGCTAGTCTCATTGGAGCCTGTGGTGGTGAAAAGAATTCTCAGATACGTCAATTAGCTCAAAAATTAGCTAGTTCTGGTTTTCGGGATACGAGTCGAGTGGGGGGGGGCAATCCTGAATTAGGCATGATGATGGCTCAGTTTAACCAAGTGAGTTTGTTGCGATCGCTGTCGGGTTATCGCCAACAATTAGATCAAGTGATAAATTTTATTGAACAGGAACAATGGCCAGAATTATCCCAGTTTTTGACTCAGACCCAAGGCGATCGCCCTAGCTATGTATCGGAAAGAACAGACTAG
- the dnaK gene encoding molecular chaperone DnaK, which produces MAKVVGIDLGTTNSVVAVMEGGKPVVIANAEGMRTTPSVVGFNKEGELVVGQMARRQGVLNPQNTFYAIKRFMGRRYGELTTESKRVPYTIRRDEADNIKIRCPRQKKDYAPEEISALILRKLADEASRYLGEKVTGAVITVPAYFNDSQRQATRDAGRIAGLEVLRIINEPTAASLAYGLDQRLSKKILVFDLGGGTFDVSVLEVGDGIFEVKATSGDTQLGGADFDRRIVDWLAEQFLEQEKIDLRQDRQALQRLTEAAEKAKIELSGVSVTDINLPFITITEDSPKHLETRLTRSQFEELSGDLVSRLRRPVKRVLNDAGLSPVQIDEVVLVGGGTRMPMIKALVRSFIDREPNENVNPDEVVAVGAAIQAGILGGQVKDILLLDVTPLSLGLETIGGVMKKLLPRNTTIPVRKSDIFSTSENNQTVVEIHVLQGEREMASDNKSLGRFKLSGIPPAPRGIPQVQVAFDIDANGILQVTARDKTTGREQSITVQGSSTLSDLEVNRMIQEAESFASEDRERRERIEKRNSAKALTDQAQRRLKEVTLDFGSAFTVSYRRQVDSLSAEILESLEKEDERRLDRAQADLQDVLYELNREVRLQYQDEDEGFFSAIRKTFTGDFEDDEPYGTRRSDYRDDYAPRSGVNTSRDRAAPLRDRAAPLRDRAAPLRDRGASYRSTRRPDSQPKDYRDSGYGDWEEPPSRSVRNDNRGSDINYAENYDYRSPVPRRPSPLNSSNSSRLNDRTNERGSDRKNDRSPNRNRPRNLPPENNWDDDDDDWF; this is translated from the coding sequence ATGGCTAAAGTAGTCGGTATTGACCTCGGTACAACTAATTCCGTTGTCGCAGTGATGGAAGGCGGCAAACCTGTTGTCATTGCCAATGCTGAAGGGATGAGAACCACACCTTCTGTGGTTGGTTTTAATAAAGAGGGGGAATTAGTAGTGGGGCAAATGGCTCGCCGTCAAGGGGTGTTAAATCCCCAAAATACCTTTTATGCCATCAAGCGTTTCATGGGGCGACGTTATGGGGAACTAACAACCGAATCTAAACGGGTTCCCTACACCATTCGACGAGATGAAGCGGATAATATTAAAATTCGTTGTCCACGCCAGAAAAAAGACTATGCACCGGAAGAAATTTCTGCTCTAATTTTACGCAAATTAGCCGATGAAGCCAGCCGTTATCTAGGCGAAAAGGTGACAGGGGCAGTGATTACTGTACCAGCCTATTTTAATGATTCCCAACGACAAGCCACCAGGGATGCTGGACGGATTGCGGGGTTAGAGGTGCTACGGATTATCAATGAGCCAACGGCTGCTTCTTTGGCCTACGGTTTGGATCAACGCTTGAGCAAGAAAATTCTGGTCTTTGATCTGGGTGGGGGAACCTTTGATGTTTCCGTGTTGGAAGTGGGGGATGGAATTTTTGAAGTTAAGGCGACCAGTGGAGATACTCAACTCGGTGGAGCAGATTTTGATAGACGTATAGTGGATTGGTTAGCTGAACAGTTTTTAGAGCAGGAAAAAATCGATCTGCGTCAGGATCGTCAAGCTCTGCAACGCTTAACCGAAGCTGCCGAAAAAGCCAAAATTGAACTGTCTGGGGTTAGTGTCACGGACATTAATTTGCCCTTTATTACCATCACAGAAGATAGCCCCAAACATCTAGAAACACGACTAACGCGATCGCAGTTTGAAGAACTATCAGGGGATCTGGTGAGTCGGTTGCGGCGGCCCGTTAAACGAGTCTTAAATGATGCCGGTTTAAGTCCAGTCCAAATCGATGAAGTGGTCTTAGTAGGGGGCGGAACCCGAATGCCCATGATTAAAGCCCTAGTCCGTAGCTTTATTGATCGAGAACCCAATGAAAATGTTAATCCCGATGAAGTGGTAGCGGTGGGGGCTGCCATTCAGGCCGGAATTTTGGGGGGTCAAGTTAAGGATATTTTGTTATTAGATGTCACGCCCTTATCCTTGGGACTGGAAACCATCGGGGGAGTCATGAAAAAACTCTTACCTCGTAATACAACCATTCCTGTCCGTAAATCCGACATTTTTTCGACGAGCGAAAATAACCAAACCGTTGTGGAAATCCATGTTCTCCAAGGGGAACGGGAAATGGCCAGTGATAACAAATCCCTCGGACGGTTTAAATTATCCGGTATTCCTCCGGCTCCCAGGGGGATTCCCCAGGTACAGGTCGCCTTTGATATTGATGCCAACGGGATTCTGCAAGTCACCGCCAGGGATAAAACCACAGGACGGGAACAAAGTATTACGGTACAGGGTTCCTCTACCCTCAGTGACCTAGAGGTTAACCGTATGATCCAAGAGGCGGAAAGTTTTGCCTCGGAAGATCGAGAACGACGGGAACGCATTGAAAAACGCAATAGTGCTAAAGCTCTTACGGATCAGGCCCAACGTCGTCTGAAGGAAGTCACCCTGGATTTTGGTAGTGCTTTTACGGTTTCCTACCGTCGTCAGGTGGATTCGTTATCGGCAGAAATTTTAGAGAGTTTAGAAAAAGAGGATGAACGTCGTTTGGATCGGGCCCAAGCGGATCTACAGGATGTTCTCTATGAGTTAAATCGGGAAGTTCGTTTGCAATATCAAGACGAAGATGAGGGCTTCTTTAGTGCAATTCGTAAAACCTTTACAGGGGATTTTGAAGATGATGAACCCTATGGCACTCGGCGATCAGATTATCGGGATGACTATGCTCCTCGCAGTGGTGTAAATACCAGTCGCGATCGCGCAGCGCCACTTCGTGATCGCGCAGCGCCACTTCGTGATCGCGCAGCGCCACTTCGTGATCGCGGTGCATCCTATCGCAGTACCCGTCGTCCTGACTCCCAGCCCAAGGATTATCGTGATTCTGGCTATGGGGATTGGGAAGAACCTCCCAGTCGTTCTGTTCGCAATGACAACCGAGGTAGCGATATTAACTATGCAGAGAATTATGATTATCGTTCCCCTGTCCCCCGTCGTCCTTCCCCATTAAATAGTTCAAATAGTTCTCGCCTAAATGATCGTACCAATGAACGAGGCAGCGATCGCAAGAATGATCGTTCTCCCAATCGCAATCGCCCTCGTAATTTGCCCCCAGAAAATAATTGGGATGATGACGATGATGATTGGTTTTAA